One Pectinophora gossypiella chromosome 9, ilPecGoss1.1, whole genome shotgun sequence genomic region harbors:
- the LOC126369840 gene encoding uncharacterized protein LOC126369840, protein MSLTELDSPSLFIPKSNITITANLAETAARIAINNFEWRYLTLVLFNSTILNVVGDFWQLYDKSFIITKGLRRPRYHPEVTRQYILFGKDIADITKMLDWIRGYQFDNTGKYVVICQSAEKCNETEAVASFWYHKITNVVFLKQFDGIVSGYTYFYSADNCAMSAPVKIEDLETCLNLGDDDDACDLFPAKFYDLFGCPLIASTFQQRPYMYLLENGGVKGSDGDLLVIIAKAMNATLEVMKPYYGDGWGTLNEDGQWQGSLGDIYYDLANISMTSAAITSQRYTDFQLSFSYNFAKIGWITSPTKLEGSSLKLVHPFKPDTHAAVCVTYLIVIVTAFLIKSDIFHELNKTIGISPRNSMIFYTWVIFMGLPMSRLPKKPFLLYMVFLWIWYSFFIRTVYQASLMNSLKSKKFASNYETVEELMNANYKIGGGLALQDYFNDYPAVYDNFIGLTTKEVNDTKIRVSRGENFGLSVNLDAADFFIQTYGGAFHVLDQKIVVSPTVIFFKKFSPLARSVNRVLWRLVEAGIPDKLYRIYVQVNKKRPKRVNNQEPITMNHYTGCYALLFCGWILSFLTFLFEILFSKNKHR, encoded by the coding sequence ATGTCTCTTACCGAGTTGGATTCCCCCAGTTTATTTATTCCCAAAAGTAACATCACAATCACCGCGAACCTCGCCGAAACTGCCGCTAGGATAGCAATTAACAACTTCGAATGGCGATACTTGACTTTGGTGCTATTTAATTCGACGATTTTAAATGTCGTTGGAGATTTCTGGCAGCTGTATGACAAGAGCTTCATTATCACCAAAGGGTTGCGCAGGCCACGGTACCATCCTGAAGTCACACGACAGTATATTCTGTTTGGAAAGGACATAGCAGACATAACTAAAATGTTGGACTGGATACGAGGATACCAATTTGATAACACTGGCAAATACGTTGTAATTTGTCAGTCGGCCGAAAAATGCAACGAGACTGAAGCCGTAGCTAGTTTCTGGTACCATAAAatcacgaacgtcgtgtttcttAAACAATTTGATGGAATAGTGTCTGGTTATACATACTTCTACAGCGCAGATAACTGCGCTATGAGTGCACCCGTCAAAATTGAAGATTTGGAAACTTGTCTGAATTtaggtgatgacgatgacgcTTGCGACCTATTTCCTGCTAAGTTCTATGATTTATTTGGTTGTCCTCTTATAGCGTCAACCTTTCAGCAGCGGCCATACATGTATCTATTAGAGAATGGAGGGGTAAAGGGTTCGGATGGAGACCTGCTGGTTATTATAGCCAAAGCTATGAACGCTACCTTGGAAGTGATGAAGCCATATTACGGGGATGGCTGGGGAACATTGAATGAGGACGGTCAGTGGCAAGGTTCCCTCGGCGACATATACTACGACCTCGCTAATATATCAATGACATCAGCAGCTATAACCTCCCAAAGATATACTGACTTCCAGCTTTCTTTCTCTTACAATTTTGCAAAAATTGGCTGGATCACTAGCCCCACGAAGTTAGAAGGCTCTTCGCTAAAACTAGTGCATCCATTTAAACCGGACACTCACGCAGCCGTTTGTGTTACTTACCTAATTGTCATAGTCACAGCATTTCTTATCAAGAGCGATATATTTCACGAACTCAATAAAACAATTGGAATTTCTCCAAGAAACAGCATGATATTTTACACCTGGGTGATATTCATGGGTTTACCCATGAGCAGGCTGCCAAAAAAGCCTTTTCTCTTGTACATGGTATTCTTGTGGATTTGGTACTCGTTTTTCATCAGAACGGTGTATCAAGCATCTTTGATGAATTCTTTGAAAAGCAAAAAATTTGCATCAAATTATGAAACTGTGGAAGAATTGATGAATGCGAACTACAAAATTGGTGGTGGCTTGGCGTTGCAAGACTACTTCAACGACTATCCGGCGGTGTACGACAATTTCATAGGTTTGACCACTAAGGAGGTCAATGATACCAAGATAAGGGTATCGCGAGGCGAGAATTTTGGATTGTCAGTTAATTTGGATGCGGCTGATTTCTTCATACAGACCTACGGGGGAGCGTTCCACGTACTTGACCAGAAAATTGTCGTGAGTCCTACAGTGATATTTTTCAAGAAGTTTTCACCTCTCGCTCGTTCTGTGAACCGGGTGTTGTGGCGGCTGGTAGAGGCTGGTATACCTGATAAATTATACAGGATCTACGTACAAGTTAACAAGAAAAGACCTAAACGTGTGAACAACCAGGAACCAATAACCATGAATCATTACACTGGATGTTACGCTTTACTCTTCTGTGGTTGGATACTGTCCTTTCTGACATTTCTTTTTGAAATATTGTTTAGTAAAAACAAACACCGATAG
- the LOC126369842 gene encoding uncharacterized protein LOC126369842: MSLTEFNSRLFLSEANNTSVTEKLAETAARIATNYFEWRYITLVFFNSTILNVVGDFWQLYDKSFIISKGMHEPHYNAEVTRQYIVFGKDTSDITRMLNWMRGYQFDNTGKYVVICQSEEKCDETEAVSTFWYHKITNVVLLKQSDGIVSGYTYFYSADNCAMSAPVKIEALEKCLDFSEVDDACNLFPEKFYDLFGCSLIASTFQQPPYMNMLAKEGPKGADGDLLFIIAQAMNASLKMMTPHRGDGWGSLDTDGRWLGSLADIYYDLANISMTSAALTKNRFSGFQLSFIYSFVTIGWITSPTRLEPSSLKLLHPFHPTTHITVGISYLIVIVSAFVIKSKIFNKLNRMLGITSGNKMILHSWMIFMGLPRDKLPKKPFLLHMVFLWILYTFMIRTMYQASLVDSLKSDKYASNVETVEELLKANYKVGGGFALRDYYINYPAVYNSFIGMNASELRKTTIRISRGENFAVAVNLGSVQSFIKNHGGALHVLGQRIVVSPTAIFFKKFSPLAGSVNRVLRRLVEAGFPDKLYRIYVQALEKTPKRVDSSNAPMTTDHYTGCYALLISGLSPFIYANDNVKHPIKAL; this comes from the exons ATGTCACTCACGGAGTTCAACTCCAGATTGTTTCTGTCGGAAGCTAATAATACCTCTGTCACCGAGAAATTAGCAGAAACCGCCGCTAGAATAGCAACAAACTACTTCGAATGGCGATACATaactttagtgttttttaattcgACAATCTTGAATGTGGTCGGAGATTTCTGGCAACTGTATGACAAGAGTTTTATTATCAGCAAAGGGATGCATGAACCACACTATAATGCTGAAGTCACACGACAATACATTGTCTTTGGAAAGGACACATCAGACATCACTCGCATGCTGAACTGGATGCGAGGATACCAATTTGATAACACTGGCAAATATGTTGTGATTTGTCAGTCGGAAGAAAAATGTGACGAAACTGAAGCCGTATCCACTTTCTGGTACCATAAAATCACCAACGTCGTTCTCCTCAAACAATCAGATGGAATAGTGTCTGGTTATACATACTTCTACAGCGCAGACAATTGCGCTATGAGTGCACCCGTCAAAATTGAAGCTTTAGAAAAATGTCTGGATTTTAGTGAAGTCGATGACGCTTGCAACCTGTTTCCTGAGAAGTTTTACGATCTGTTCGGATGTTCTCTTATAGCGTCAACCTTCCAGCAGCCGCCGTACATGAATATGTTAGCCAAGGAAGGACCGAAAGGTGCTGATGGGGATTTGCTGTTTATTATAGCCCAGGCCATGAACGCTAGCTTGAAAATGATGACACCGCATCGTGGGGATGGATGGGGATCGTTGGACACGGACGGACGCTGGCTTGGATCTCTCGCTGACATCTACTACGATCTTGCCAATATATCTATGACGTCAGCAGCTTTAACCAAAAACAGATTCTCAGGTTTCCAATTGTCCTTCATCTACAGCTTTGTGACTATCGGCTGGATCACCAGCCCCACCCGCCTGGAACCTTCTTCGTTAAAACTGTTGCACCCATTTCACCCGACAACTCATATAACCGTAGGTATTAGTTACCTGATTGTTATCGTTTCAGCATTTGTAATCAAAAGCAAAATATTCAACAAACTGAATAGAATGTTGGGGATTACTTCCGGTAACAAAATGATATTACATTCATGGATGATATTCATGGGTTTACCAAGGGACAAGCTGCCGAAGAAACCTTTTCTTTTGCACATGGTTTTCCTCTGGATTCTGTACACGTTTATGATCAGAACAATGTATCAGGCCTCTCTGGTAGATTCTTTGAAGAGTGATAAATATGCGTCAAATGTGGAGACGGTAGAAGAATTGTTGAAAGCAAACTACAAAGTGGGAGGTGGTTTCGCCTTGCGGGACTATTACATCAACTATCCAGCTGTGTATAACAGTTTTATAGGCATGAACGCTAGCGAACTCAGGAAAACGACAATAAGAATATCACGAGGCGAAAACTTTGCGGTTGCAGTAAATTTGGGATCAGTGCAGTCTTTTATTAAGAACCATGGAGGAGCGTTGCATGTGCTTGGGCAGAGAATTGTCGTGAGTCCTACAGCGATATTTTTCAAGAAGTTCTCACCACTCGCCGGTTCTGTGAACCGGGTGTTGAGGCGGCTGGTAGAGGCTGGATTCCCTGATAAATTATACAGGATCTACGTACAAGCTCTAGAGAAAACTCCTAAACGTGTCGACAGTAGCAATGCACCGATGACTACGGACCATTACACTGGCTGTTACGCTTTGCTCATCAGCG GGTTATCACCGTTTATTTATGCAAATGATAATGTCAAGCATCCTATAAAAGCTTTATAA
- the LOC126369685 gene encoding guanine nucleotide-binding protein G(q) subunit alpha isoform X2: protein MECCMSEEAKEQKRINQEIERQLRKDKRDARRELKLLLLGTGESGKSTFIKQMRIIHGSGYSDDDKRGFIKLVYQNIFMAMQSMIRAMDLLKIQYGNPSNVEKAELISAIDFESVTTFESPYVEAIKALWSDAGIQECYDRRREYQLTDSAKYYLQEIDRVAAPNYLPTEQDILRVRVPTTGIIEYPFDLEEIRFRMVDVGGQRSERRKWIHCFENVTSIIFLVALSEYDQILFESENENRMEESKALFKTIITYPWFQHSSVILFLNKKDLLEEKIMYSHLVDYFPEYDGPQRDAITAREFILRMFVDLNPDAEKIIYSHFTCATDTENIRFVFAAVKDTILQSNLKEYNLV, encoded by the exons ATGGAGTGCTGCATGTCAGAAGAAGCCAAAGAACAGAAAAGAATCAATCAAGAGATAGAGCGGCAACTCCGAAAGGACAAACGCGATGCCAGGAGAGAACTCAAACTGCTCCTGCTGG GTACCGGCGAGTCGGGCAAGTCGACGTTCATCAAACAGATGCGCATTATCCACGGGTCCGGTTACAGCGACGATGACAAGCGCGGCTTCATCAAGCTGGTGTACCAGAACATTTTCATGGCCATGCAGAGTATGATACGCGCTATGGACCTACTCAAAATACAATACGGGAATCCGTCCAATGTA GAAAAGGCGGAATTGATATCAGCGATCGACTTTGAGAGCGTGACCACGTTCGAGAGTCCGTATGTGGAAGCCATAAAGGCGTTATGGAGCGACGCGGGCATCCAGGAGTGCTACGACCGCCGGCGAGAGTATCAGCTCACTGATTCAGCCAAATA CTACTTGCAGGAGATTGACCGCGTCGCGGCACcaaattacttacctaccgAACAAGACATCCTCCGTGTGAGAGTGCCCACGACGGGCATTATAGAGTACCCATTTGACTTGGAGGAAATACGATTTAG GATGGTGGACGTCGGGGGCCAAAGATCCGAGCGAAGGAAGTGGATTCACTGTTTTGAAAACGTCACATCTATCATATTCTTAGTAGCTCTTAGTGAATATGATCAAATTTTATTTGAATCTGAAAATGAG AACCGGATGGAGGAGTCCAAGGCGCTCTTCAAGACGATCATCACGTACCCCTGGTTCCAGCACTCGTCGGTGATCCTCTTCCTCAACAAGAAAGATCTGCTCGAGGAGAAGATCATGTACTCCCATCTGGTCGACTATTTCCCTGAATACGACG GCCCACAACGCGACGCCATCACGGCCCGCGAGTTCATTCTGCGGATGTTCGTCGACCTCAATCCCGACGCGGAGAAAATCATATACTCACACTTCACTTGTGCGACAG ACACTGAAAACATCCGGTTCGTGTTCGCCGCAGTCAAAGATACAATCCTACAATCTAACCTGAAGGAATACAACCTCGTGTAA
- the LOC126369685 gene encoding guanine nucleotide-binding protein G(q) subunit alpha isoform X3, whose amino-acid sequence MECCMSEEAKEQKRINQEIERQLRKDKRDARRELKLLLLGTGESGKSTFIKQMRIIHGSGYSDDDKRGFIKLVYQNIFMAMQSMIRAMDLLKIQYGNPSNVEKAELISAIDFESVTTFESPYVEAIKALWSDAGIQECYDRRREYQLTDSAKYYLQEIDRVAAPNYLPTEQDILRVRVPTTGIIEYPFDLEEIRFSYLSDLARIEKDDYLPTEQDILRARQPTTGILEYPFDLDGIIFRMVDVGGQRSERRKWIHCFENVTSIIFLVALSEYDQILFESENENRMEESKALFKTIITYPWFQHSSVILFLNKKDLLEEKIMYSHLVDYFPEYDGPQRDAITAREFILRMFVDLNPDAEKIIYSHFTCATDTENIRFVFAAVKDTILQSNLKEYNLV is encoded by the exons ATGGAGTGCTGCATGTCAGAAGAAGCCAAAGAACAGAAAAGAATCAATCAAGAGATAGAGCGGCAACTCCGAAAGGACAAACGCGATGCCAGGAGAGAACTCAAACTGCTCCTGCTGG GTACCGGCGAGTCGGGCAAGTCGACGTTCATCAAACAGATGCGCATTATCCACGGGTCCGGTTACAGCGACGATGACAAGCGCGGCTTCATCAAGCTGGTGTACCAGAACATTTTCATGGCCATGCAGAGTATGATACGCGCTATGGACCTACTCAAAATACAATACGGGAATCCGTCCAATGTA GAAAAGGCGGAATTGATATCAGCGATCGACTTTGAGAGCGTGACCACGTTCGAGAGTCCGTATGTGGAAGCCATAAAGGCGTTATGGAGCGACGCGGGCATCCAGGAGTGCTACGACCGCCGGCGAGAGTATCAGCTCACTGATTCAGCCAAATA CTACTTGCAGGAGATTGACCGCGTCGCGGCACcaaattacttacctaccgAACAAGACATCCTCCGTGTGAGAGTGCCCACGACGGGCATTATAGAGTACCCATTTGACTTGGAGGAAATACGATTTAG CTATTTAAGCGATCTGGCACGGATCGAAAAGGACGACTACTTGCCCACCGAGCAGGATATTCTGCGCGCTCGTCAGCCGACCACGGGCATCTTAGAGTACCCATTCGACCTTGATGGCATTATATTTAG GATGGTGGACGTCGGGGGCCAAAGATCCGAGCGAAGGAAGTGGATTCACTGTTTTGAAAACGTCACATCTATCATATTCTTAGTAGCTCTTAGTGAATATGATCAAATTTTATTTGAATCTGAAAATGAG AACCGGATGGAGGAGTCCAAGGCGCTCTTCAAGACGATCATCACGTACCCCTGGTTCCAGCACTCGTCGGTGATCCTCTTCCTCAACAAGAAAGATCTGCTCGAGGAGAAGATCATGTACTCCCATCTGGTCGACTATTTCCCTGAATACGACG GCCCACAACGCGACGCCATCACGGCCCGCGAGTTCATTCTGCGGATGTTCGTCGACCTCAATCCCGACGCGGAGAAAATCATATACTCACACTTCACTTGTGCGACAG ACACTGAAAACATCCGGTTCGTGTTCGCCGCAGTCAAAGATACAATCCTACAATCTAACCTGAAGGAATACAACCTCGTGTAA
- the LOC126369685 gene encoding guanine nucleotide-binding protein G(q) subunit alpha isoform X1 — MECCMSEEAKEQKRINQEIERQLRKDKRDARRELKLLLLGTGESGKSTFIKQMRIIHGSGYSDDDKRGFIKLVYQNIFMAMQSMIRAMDLLKIQYGNPSNVEKAELISAIDFESVTTFESPYVEAIKALWSDAGIQECYDRRREYQLTDSAKYFLSDLDRIVNPGYLPTVQDILRTRQQTSGIVEYIFDFGLKELFRMVDVGGQRSERRKWIHCFENVTSIIFLVALSEYDQILFESENENRMEESKALFKTIITYPWFQHSSVILFLNKKDLLEEKIMYSHLVDYFPEYDGPQRDAITAREFILRMFVDLNPDAEKIIYSHFTCATDTENIRFVFAAVKDTILQSNLKEYNLV, encoded by the exons ATGGAGTGCTGCATGTCAGAAGAAGCCAAAGAACAGAAAAGAATCAATCAAGAGATAGAGCGGCAACTCCGAAAGGACAAACGCGATGCCAGGAGAGAACTCAAACTGCTCCTGCTGG GTACCGGCGAGTCGGGCAAGTCGACGTTCATCAAACAGATGCGCATTATCCACGGGTCCGGTTACAGCGACGATGACAAGCGCGGCTTCATCAAGCTGGTGTACCAGAACATTTTCATGGCCATGCAGAGTATGATACGCGCTATGGACCTACTCAAAATACAATACGGGAATCCGTCCAATGTA GAAAAGGCGGAATTGATATCAGCGATCGACTTTGAGAGCGTGACCACGTTCGAGAGTCCGTATGTGGAAGCCATAAAGGCGTTATGGAGCGACGCGGGCATCCAGGAGTGCTACGACCGCCGGCGAGAGTATCAGCTCACTGATTCAGCCAAATA TTTTTTAAGCGATCTGGACCGGATTGTCAATCCCGGGTACCTGCCTACAGTGCAGGATATACTCCGCACGAGACAACAGACCTCTGGCATCGTAGAATACATCTTCGATTTTGGTTTAAAGGAACTATTTAG GATGGTGGACGTCGGGGGCCAAAGATCCGAGCGAAGGAAGTGGATTCACTGTTTTGAAAACGTCACATCTATCATATTCTTAGTAGCTCTTAGTGAATATGATCAAATTTTATTTGAATCTGAAAATGAG AACCGGATGGAGGAGTCCAAGGCGCTCTTCAAGACGATCATCACGTACCCCTGGTTCCAGCACTCGTCGGTGATCCTCTTCCTCAACAAGAAAGATCTGCTCGAGGAGAAGATCATGTACTCCCATCTGGTCGACTATTTCCCTGAATACGACG GCCCACAACGCGACGCCATCACGGCCCGCGAGTTCATTCTGCGGATGTTCGTCGACCTCAATCCCGACGCGGAGAAAATCATATACTCACACTTCACTTGTGCGACAG ACACTGAAAACATCCGGTTCGTGTTCGCCGCAGTCAAAGATACAATCCTACAATCTAACCTGAAGGAATACAACCTCGTGTAA